Proteins encoded within one genomic window of uncultured Draconibacterium sp.:
- a CDS encoding TonB-dependent receptor, with the protein MEKCINAKLSCSSGWLTKFRRVAGVTMALLLAIVVSVQASTYSESVKFDLKMKKASLKEVFQTIADQSEFKFVYNNDVVNDNQKVSVTSEDARVEEILDEILPQHHLAYQVIDRQVIVYPAANTGKSATRAANPQEKSISGTVVDQEGLPLPGVSVIVKETTIGIVTDVDGHYNLSGIPSDAKVLVFSFVGMRSQEINIGNQTTINITLEAEAIGLEEVIAVGYATQKKANIVGSVTSVSGEKIMSIPSADVSNAISGRMPGSVVIQGSGEPGQNEARILVRGRSTLGDPDDEDRDTELSAPLVVVDGIPGRSLGEVDPVDIESISILKDASAAIYGASAANGVILVTTKQGQTGKPTMNYQFYQGFMTPTILPKALNAGDYATMLSEYQDYEGKTRTYSDEDIALFYSGRDPWEHPNSDWMGDLVSDWTTTSKHNFSISGGTTNGMNYFVSLGYKNEEAIYKQESTNYQQYNIRAKLSLPINDWLTTAIDYAGFLNKKKYPTKGADAIYGQSTRLVPTQWSFWPSGEPGPDIEYGDNPVVTSTFEGGYDDQNTYKNQFTFKAIIAPPFVKGLTLNGQYTFDVDNEYRKRFRKPWYLYFADWNSAVRDSEGFVTSVDLLPKARGYSSPELAEDYYRTIKKVGMFSFNYDRQFGDHSIGIFGAYEQMTEDYNDFGAFRKYYISDVVQTQDAGADAEKDNWGEMTIYARKSLIGRLNYNYKGKYLAEVVFRRDGSLKFPPDSRWGNFPGFLLGWRASEESFWQNNLPFINYFKLRASYGKMGMDPGDAFQYMNKYQLSTGMTLGSGKVVETIVEQAGIANPFITWEKQTTYNFGFDSQILNNMFSLNTEFFYSKRSDILAPRDASVPGFTGLELPDENIAEVDNRGFEIEAGYHKEINNDFRLDVSGNIAYNHNEVVFMDEPERAVPWQQRTGHPYGAELLYKAIGIFEDEAQVNSLPSWPDAKPGDVIFEDVSGDGQITSDDRILLDKTDAPEIFYGISVDLTYKNWSLSVLAQGQGTYYRMNIADGRRGEAGNYMQWQFDNRWTPTNTKTDVARAYNRDDLYWAFDVNNSTYHYDNMAYCRLKNAVLTYNIPATYVQKVGLSRASVYFAGNNLFLIYAAQKNFDPEIGAPMTYPAVKTFAVGVRVTF; encoded by the coding sequence ATGGAAAAATGCATTAATGCTAAGCTTTCCTGTTCATCGGGATGGCTAACAAAATTTCGTCGTGTAGCAGGTGTCACTATGGCATTGCTACTGGCGATAGTTGTTAGCGTACAGGCCAGCACTTATTCTGAATCGGTTAAGTTCGATTTAAAAATGAAAAAGGCCAGCCTGAAAGAAGTATTTCAAACCATCGCTGACCAAAGCGAGTTCAAGTTTGTTTACAACAACGACGTTGTAAACGACAATCAAAAAGTGTCGGTAACATCCGAAGATGCACGTGTTGAAGAAATTCTAGATGAAATTTTACCACAACACCATCTTGCTTACCAGGTAATTGACCGACAAGTTATTGTTTACCCGGCAGCAAATACCGGTAAATCAGCAACTAGGGCAGCTAATCCACAAGAAAAAAGTATCTCGGGTACTGTTGTAGATCAAGAAGGGCTACCTCTTCCCGGAGTGTCGGTTATTGTAAAAGAAACAACCATTGGAATTGTAACCGATGTTGACGGGCACTACAATTTATCGGGGATACCTTCGGATGCCAAAGTTTTGGTTTTTTCATTCGTTGGAATGAGAAGCCAGGAAATAAACATTGGAAACCAAACAACTATTAATATTACCCTTGAAGCTGAAGCAATCGGGCTGGAAGAGGTAATTGCTGTAGGTTATGCCACACAGAAGAAAGCAAACATTGTTGGTTCGGTAACGTCTGTTAGTGGTGAAAAAATTATGTCTATCCCATCAGCCGATGTGTCGAATGCTATTTCTGGCCGTATGCCCGGATCGGTTGTTATTCAGGGAAGTGGAGAACCAGGACAAAATGAGGCAAGAATTTTAGTTCGTGGACGTTCAACCCTTGGAGATCCGGACGACGAGGACAGAGATACTGAACTATCTGCTCCGTTAGTTGTAGTAGATGGGATTCCTGGCCGCTCTTTAGGCGAGGTTGATCCTGTAGATATTGAAAGCATCTCCATATTGAAGGATGCATCGGCAGCTATTTATGGAGCAAGTGCAGCAAACGGGGTAATTCTGGTTACAACCAAACAGGGGCAAACAGGAAAACCAACCATGAACTATCAGTTCTATCAAGGTTTTATGACCCCTACTATTCTTCCTAAGGCCCTGAATGCCGGTGATTATGCCACCATGTTAAGTGAGTACCAGGATTACGAAGGGAAAACACGTACTTATTCCGATGAAGACATTGCCTTGTTCTACAGCGGCCGCGACCCATGGGAACACCCAAACAGCGACTGGATGGGTGATCTGGTTAGCGACTGGACAACCACAAGTAAACATAACTTCTCTATTTCCGGAGGTACTACTAATGGAATGAACTATTTTGTCTCATTGGGCTACAAAAACGAAGAAGCCATTTATAAACAGGAATCAACCAATTATCAACAGTATAACATTCGTGCAAAACTGAGTTTACCGATTAACGACTGGTTAACCACGGCCATTGATTATGCAGGTTTCTTAAACAAAAAGAAGTATCCAACAAAAGGCGCAGATGCCATATACGGACAATCAACCCGTTTGGTACCTACCCAGTGGTCATTCTGGCCATCGGGCGAACCGGGACCGGATATTGAGTACGGTGATAACCCTGTTGTAACTTCTACTTTCGAAGGTGGTTACGACGATCAGAACACCTACAAAAACCAATTTACTTTTAAAGCAATTATAGCTCCACCATTTGTAAAAGGATTGACCTTAAACGGACAATATACATTCGATGTTGATAATGAATATCGTAAACGCTTCAGAAAACCTTGGTATCTATACTTTGCCGACTGGAACTCAGCAGTAAGAGACTCTGAAGGATTCGTTACCAGCGTAGATCTGCTGCCTAAAGCTCGAGGATATTCCAGTCCGGAATTAGCTGAAGACTATTATCGTACGATAAAAAAAGTGGGTATGTTCAGCTTTAACTACGACCGCCAGTTTGGAGACCATTCTATAGGTATATTCGGTGCATATGAACAGATGACCGAAGATTACAACGACTTTGGTGCTTTCCGTAAATACTATATCTCGGATGTGGTTCAAACACAAGATGCAGGTGCCGATGCAGAAAAAGACAACTGGGGTGAGATGACTATCTATGCACGCAAATCTCTTATAGGTCGTTTAAACTATAATTACAAAGGAAAATACCTTGCAGAAGTAGTATTCCGTCGTGATGGTTCGCTAAAATTCCCTCCTGACAGTCGTTGGGGTAATTTCCCCGGATTCCTTTTGGGATGGCGTGCATCAGAAGAAAGCTTCTGGCAAAATAACCTGCCCTTTATTAATTACTTCAAACTACGAGCCTCGTACGGTAAAATGGGTATGGACCCAGGTGATGCTTTCCAGTACATGAACAAATACCAGCTATCAACAGGTATGACCCTGGGCTCTGGCAAAGTGGTTGAGACGATTGTCGAGCAAGCCGGAATTGCCAATCCATTTATTACCTGGGAAAAACAAACTACCTATAACTTTGGTTTCGATTCACAGATTTTGAACAACATGTTCTCTTTAAATACTGAATTCTTCTATAGCAAACGTTCTGATATTCTGGCACCAAGAGATGCTTCTGTTCCCGGGTTCACTGGTCTGGAATTACCTGACGAAAACATTGCTGAAGTAGATAACCGTGGTTTTGAAATTGAAGCCGGATATCACAAAGAAATCAACAACGATTTTAGATTAGATGTTTCAGGTAACATTGCTTACAACCATAACGAAGTGGTATTTATGGACGAACCTGAAAGGGCTGTTCCATGGCAACAGCGTACCGGACACCCTTATGGGGCAGAATTACTATATAAAGCAATAGGCATATTCGAAGACGAAGCTCAGGTAAATTCTCTACCCAGCTGGCCGGATGCCAAACCCGGTGATGTAATCTTCGAAGATGTTAGCGGTGACGGACAAATTACCAGTGATGACCGAATTTTACTGGATAAAACCGATGCCCCCGAGATTTTCTATGGTATTAGTGTAGACCTTACCTACAAAAACTGGAGTCTGTCAGTACTTGCACAAGGCCAGGGAACCTACTACCGAATGAACATTGCTGACGGACGTCGGGGTGAAGCAGGTAATTATATGCAATGGCAGTTTGACAATCGCTGGACTCCAACCAATACTAAGACCGACGTAGCAAGGGCATATAACCGTGACGACCTGTACTGGGCATTTGATGTAAACAACAGTACTTACCATTACGACAATATGGCTTATTGCCGTCTGAAAAACGCTGTATTAACTTATAATATTCCTGCCACTTATGTTCAAAAAGTAGGATTATCGCGTGCCAGCGTTTATTTTGCAGGCAACAACCTGTTCCTGATCTACGCAGCTCAGAAAAATTTCGACCCTGAAATTGGAGCGCCTATGACATATCCTGCTGTAAAAACTTTTGCAGTTGGTGTAAGGGTAACATTTTAA